In Corynebacterium crudilactis, the genomic window GAACATTTTGGTGCAAACATCACCGTTGACCAAGCTGACACTGTTTCCGGATCTTGCGGAGTGTGGGAATGTTGCCTGGATCAGTGTGCGAGAAGTGTAGCTGTATTCGCGGAAAAATCCGGATTCAATTTCGGCTAGACGTGACTCAATTGCCAGAATGTGTTCTGGGGTTCCCGAATTATCGGGGTTTGGGATAGACTTATCCATAAATCCTCACGTCCTATTAACGTTGGGGTCGCCGCCCGGACTGTTTGCCGCAGTGCCGGGCTTCATAATTTTTAGTTTCTATCTAGCGTACCAGTGGGGCCTGGTCGCATCGTGCATGTATATCTTTACTGTCTTCAAAAATCGGTGCTCGGACGTTGGTGGCGGTGAGGTTTTACGTGTGGGTTTAAAAGTGGAGTTCGGGTGTAAAACCGCAGGTAAGACGGGGGTAGTAAGTCTAATAAAAACTGGTGGGCTAGTTAAACTCACCCAATGACCTCGTTTACGTCCCAGCGTTTAGATCGCTCCGAAATACGCCACAACCTTGATCAATTCAAACATCACTGGCGCTCCCGCCTCAATAGTTGGAAAGCTGCAGACGAAGGAGCCATCGAAAAGAAGTACGCCCAATCATTCTGGGCTGACTTTTTAGACTGCTTCGGGATCAGCGCCGCCCGAATGGATCTGTTTGAACAAGACGCCAAACGTGGATCCACGGGAAACACCGGCTACATCGACTTGTTTTGGCCTGGTGTGGTCATCGGTGAGGCGAAAAAACCAGGTGTTGATCTACAAATCGCCGTAGATCAGGCCAGGGATTACCTGCAGGGTGGCAGCGTATCCGATGTTGAACAGCCCCGATACATTCTTGCCAGCGATTTTGAGCACTTCCGGCTGCTTCGCCTAGGCGACCCGGAGCAACGCTTCGACGTGCTATTTCCACTGGCAGAGGTGACAGATCACCTCGACCAGTTGAGGTTTTTGGCTGGCCATGACGATTCCATGACTCGAAGGGAGGAAGAAATTGCCTCCCTGAAAGCGTCGAAAATTATGGCTGCGCTGTTTACCGCGATGGCGGGTGATGTTGACGAAGAAGTGTCCGACGCCGCGCCCACCAATCCGGAGGACGAAGACGAGGACGTGCAACGCACCTCAATTTTCCTCACACGCTTGCTGTTTCTCCTATTTGGAGATGATGCAGGCCTCTGGGAAAGTGACACTTTTTATCGTTTTGTGCTGGAAAACACCACCAGTGAAAACCTGGGAAGCCAACTCGACGCACTCTTCGACGTACTCAACACACCAGAACACCGACGTAGGCGAGTACCTGAATCCATGGCCTCATTCCCCTACGTCAACGGCGCACTGTTCGACCGTGCGGGGGAAATGCGAACCACCACATTTTTCAGCCCAGACATGCGAAACGCCCTGCTAGATGCCTGCAGATTCCGGTGGACAGACATTTCCCCAGCAATTTTTGGAAGCCTTTTCCAACTGGTGAAATCCAAGGAGGCACGTCGCAACGACGGCGAACACTACACCTCTGAGAAAAACATCCTCAAAACCATCGAACCACTGTTTCTTGACGAACTACGTGAACAAGCCACTAAACTAATCGCCAGGACAACAGGAACCACAAAGAAGCAGCTAGAAGACCTCCGCGCATTCCGCGATAGTCTAGCCACCAACCTTTACATTGACGGAGCTTGCGGTAGCGGAAACTTCCTTATCGTCGCCTACCGCGAACTCCGAAAAATCGAGACAGCAATCATTGTTGCTATCCGTGAACGTGAGGGAAGTGCCAGCATGGCCCTGGATATTACGTGGGAGCAAAAGCTCAGTATCGGCCAGTTTCACGGCATTGAAATCAACTGGTGGCCAGCAAAAATCGCTGAAACAGCAATGTTTCTCGTAGACCACCAAGCCAACCGCGAACTCGCAGACCAGGTGGGTCTAGCCCCCGAACGTCTCCCCATCGCCATCACCGCGCACATCCACCACGGCAACGCCCTACAGATGGACTGGCCAACACTATTTCCCAAAGTCAACGGACAGACCTACGTGTTTGGAAACCCACCGTTCCTCGGCCAGTACACCAAAACCTCTGAACAAACAGCGGATATGAAACGTGTATGGGGTGAAGACTACGACGGGTACTTGGATTATGTCACTGGGTGGCACGCCCAAGCTATGACTTTGCTTTCCCAGCGACAGGGCGAGTTTGCCTATGTTACGACGAATTCTATTGCTCAAGGCCAGCCAGTTCCTGCGTTGTTTGGCCCGCTGATCAGGGAGGGGTGGAGGATTAAGTTTGCTCACCGGACGTTTTCTTGGGATTCCGAAGCGCCAGGAAAAGCGGCTGTGCACTGTGTCATCGTTGGATTTACCCGTGATCGTGGTGTGAAACAACGCCTCTGGGATTACCCCAAGGTAAACGGAGACCCCGTGGAACTGCCTGTCGATAGGGGCATTAATTCTTATCTCATTGATGGGTTAAATCTTCTGGTTTCTAAACGCTCCACAGTGCTGTCCCCCCAACTTGGCAAGGTCACTAAAGGATCTCAACCAACTGATGGTGGGCATTTAATTGTTGAACCAGCGGACTATGAAGAAGTTACTACTGACCCTGTGGCAGCAAAATATGTACGCCCCTTCCGTGGAGCACGAGAATTCCTTCACAACACAGATCGCTGGTGCCTATGGCTAGAAGACCTTGATCCAGCCGATTTGGGACGATCATCGTTACTGAAAAAGCGAGTCGAGGCTGTCCGTGAAATGAGGTTGCAAAGCAAAAAGAAAGCCACCCAGGAACAAGCTTCTACCCCGCACTTATTCTCAGAGCGACGCCAGCCCGAAGTTCCTTACTTGTGTATCCCTAGTGTGGTGAGTGAATCACGCAGATACTTCATTGCAGCACGGTATGAAGCAGACACCATCAGTTCAAACCTGGTGTTTAACACGCCAGATGAAGACGGTCTCCAGTTCGCGTTAATTTCCTCGTCGATGTTTATCACTTGGCAACGCACTGTCGGCGGTCGCATGAAGTCAGACCTTCGTTTTGCCAACACGCTCACCTGGAATACCTTCCCTGTTCCAGCATTGGACGAGAAAGAAAAACAGCGAATCATCAATGCTGGCGCGAAAGTTCTTGCAGCGCGTGAACTGTATCCTGATCGCTCGTTGGCTGAGCATTACAATCCTCTGGCTATGTCGCCGGATCTGATTAAAGCGCATGATGTGTTGGATCGTGAGGTGGATAAGGCGTTTGGGGCACCGCGTAAATTAACGACCGAACGCCAGCGCCAGGAGCTGTTGTTCGCCAATTATGTGCGGTTAACAGGTGGAACCGTCTAGGGGGCTTTATATGTGGGAGACTCGGGGTTATGAAACCGATTGAAGATTTTCTCGTAGCTCACAAAGTTCGTCTTTTTGATCCTGCAAGCGCTGGTTTAAGCGGTGGTGAAGATGCTCAGGCGCACATCGTGGAGACCCTCGTGGCGTACTGGGATCGGTTAGATGGCAGCCAGCAACGTGGCATTGTTGATGCGTTGTCGGCGTCAACTAGGCAAACCGAAGATGCAGAAGCGTGGGCACGTAGTCGCATGGCCCCACCTGCTTAAAGCTGGTGTGATGCCCTCCCCTTGTGCTTGTGCGCTCGGGGGAGGGCATTTGTTTTAGCTGTTGCTGCTTCGTAGCGCTTCTCGCACGCGCTCACGCCATGCTAGGGCTTGTGCGTTGGTGGTTGGGGATAGTTCGTTGAGGACTGCTTGGCTGGCGTCCACGTATTCGTGTGGGTCTGATTCTTCCACCAGTGTTTTGGTGTAGAGCTTTCCGTCTCGCACGAGGCCTAGAACGATGGAGGCGGTGACGCCGTATCGACCGCAGATAGCGTAGTAGCCGACCATGTTGTAGTCGAAGGGGGTTTCGGCGGGGATGTCCACGATGTTGTGGGCGTCGATCATGGTGTAGCCGTAGATGGCTTTGACGTGGTTGTGGAGGATGTCGTGGTTTCTGAGTAGTGGTGCCTTGGGGTTGATGATCAGGGTTCCCATGGGTGGTTCCTTCCAGTGGTTCGGATTGAGTGTTTGTAGTGTGTCAATCCGTCGTGGGAGGGTGCCCGAGGGTGGGAGGTGGGTTAGGTGGGTGGCTGTAGGAGTGTTTGGCCTGGTGTTGCGTGGATGACTGCCCAGCAGGTGGTGCATGTCCAGGTTCTGTGGCCGATGGTTGTGGAGGAGTCCCAGCCGGGGAGGTAGGTTCCTGGCTGGTTCCAGGGGTGGTTGTTTGGACAGTGTGTGGGGTGTTGTTCTGTCCAAGTGTTGATTGTGCTCATGTTTTTCAAGGGTAGTGGGCATGAGAAAACCCCACACCCGAGCAGTAGGTGTGGGGTTTGGGGTCTGTCTTAGGAAGACAGTGCGTGGAAGATCTTTTCTGTCAGTCCGCCGAGGAGTCCGAAAGTGGAGCCGATGATTGGGAGCTGTTCGTAGAAGCCGAAGAATACGTCGATGAAGTGCATGTGTGCAGTCTTTCTTTAGGAGCTGATGATGGAGGAGATTGGGGCGAGGTCTGGGAGGGCTTCCGCGATGAATGGGAGGGAGCCGAAGAGCCAGATGGCGTAAGCGATGATCATTGTGATCCCTTTCTTGGTTGGGGTCTACAGGGTGCCTGTACCGGTAACTTTTGGGGAGTTTGGCGGCTGGCGGTGATGTAGGTGTTGCCCAACGCGTTTGTGTTGACGGATATGCAGTTTCAGTGTGTTTTTCTGTTGCTGCATGTTTGCAAGCGATTTTCATGGTAACTAATAAATTGCCTCTACCATAGCGTTTGCCCAAAAATGCCCCTATTGGGGGGTACCCACTATTGACTTTTGAAACAATTGGGAAACGCCAACTAGCAGGGCGGGTTTTTAACTGTTTTTCAACAACCAGCCAAAAACTCAATCCCTGCCTAAAACACTTTTTTCAAAGCGCGCACAACACTAACCCACGGGTGTTCACAAACTGTCGATTAACGACAATGCCAGCACCCACCCGGTACGAAAAGGTGGGTTTTTATTGGTTGAATGCGCGTTCAAATGTTGGCCAGGAGTCGCGTAGGTCTTGTTGCCACCAGGCCCATGAGTGGGTTCCGACAGGCCGGAGGTTCCAGTCCACGGGGATTTGTAGGGTGTCCATGTGGGTTTTGAGGTTGTGGGTGCAGGCGTTGGTGGCTGCTTCAATGGCGGCTCCGCCGAGGTGGATGTCGGCCATTTCTGTGGCGAGTTGTTCGGGGGTCATGTTGCGAAAACGTTGGTTGGTGGGCATGTCGAGGTCGCCTGGGATGCCGGTGCCGTTAGAGATGTAGAGTTCTGTGCCTTTGAGGTTTTCGGCGTTGATGTAGGCGTCGTTTTCGCGGTTGCGTTCGCTGCCTCGTGATCCCCAGATCAGGGTGGTGTCTATGTTGAGTCCGCCGTTGAGGAGTGTGAGGTTGGCTGCCATGTTTCCTGCGGGGTCTGAGGTTTGGGCGCATCCGGAGTAGGAGGCTGCAGCGTCGTAGAATCCTGGGTGGCGTGAGGGGAAGAGTAGGGAGGCTGTGGCGGACATGGACATGCCTGCAATGGCGCGTTGGCCGTTGGTGTTGAGGTAGTTTTCGATGGGTTGGGGGAGTTCTTTGGTGAGAAAGGTTTCCCAGAGTTGTTTTCCGCCGAGTTCGGAGGGTTCTTCTATCCAGTCCACGTAGTAGGAGTATTTGCCTTCCATGGGGATGACGACGTTGATGTTTTTGTCGCGGTAGAAGTCGATTACGTCGGTTTGCATGACCCAGTTGCCTTCGTTTTCGCCTCCGTCTCCGCCGTTGAGGAGGTAGATGATGGGGCGTGGGCCTGTGGTGTTGTCTGCGTGGATGACGACGAGGGGGATGGATCGTGCCATGGAGGGGGAGTATGCCCAGATTTCTTCGACGTTTTTGCCGGCTATCTGGGCTGTTTGAATGGTGTCGCGCCAGACTGGTGGTTGGGTGTCGGTGTTGTGGGGGTTTGCTTCGAGGGTTGCTACAGGTGTGGTGCCGCGAATGTCGTCTGGGGTGAGTTCGGCGGTGTTAGCAGTTGGGGTGAGGGTGGTGAGTGCGAGGGTGGTGGCTAGGACTGCAGGCAGGAGGCGTGTTTTCATGAAAAACACGTTAAAGGTGGGGTGTTCACTGATGCCCGGAGAGAAAACCCACCTTTGGGTAGTTGGGGTCGTTTGCGGGAGGGGGCGGAATCCTACGCTAAGGCTTTGGCCAGCGATATTCTCCGGTGAGATTGATGTGTTCCCATCCGAGCGGCGAAACATGGGCCAAGAGATCGGGCGATAGCAGCTTTCCATCGCGTTTCTGGTTTGCAACGACCTCGCCGAGCTTCATGGTGTTCCAGAAGATGATGATGGCGGCGAGCAGATTCATGCCGGCGATGCGGTAATGCTGGCCTTCGGCGGAACGGTCGCGGATTTCACCGCGGCGGTGGAAGCTGATTGCCCGCTTCAGCGCATGATGAGCTTCGCCTTTGTTGAGCCCGATCTGGGCACGCCGTTGGAGTTCGGCATCCAGAATCCAGTCGATCATGAACAGGGTGCGCTCGACGCGACCGACTTCCCGCAGGGCTGTCGCGAGCTCGTTCTGCCGCGGATAGGAGGCGAGTTTCCGCAGAATCTGGCTTGGCGCGACGGTCCCGGCAGCAATGGTGGCGGCGATGCGCAGGATGTCGGGCCAATTGCGCTCGATCATGGCTTGGTTGACCTTTCCGCCGATCAACGCTCGCAGGTGCGCCGGGGCGGCCGACGGATTGAACGCGTAGAGCCGTTTGGATGGCAGGTCGCGGATGCGCGGAGCGAACCGGTAGCCGAGAATGGCACATGCGGCAAAGACGTGATCGGTGAAGCCGCCCGTGTCGGTGAACTGCTCGCGGATATGGCGTCCAGCATCGTTCATCAGCAGGCCATCGAGGATGTAAGGCGCTTCGCTTGCCGTTGCAGGAATCACCTGGGTTGCGAACGGCGCATATTGGTCGGAGACGTGGCTATAGGCTTTCAGGCCCGGGGTATTGCCATATTTCGCGTTGACCAGGTTCATGGCCTCACCTTGCTCTGTAGCGACGAAGAACTGTCCGTCGCTCGAAGCCGACGTGCCCATGCCCCAGAACCGGGCCATGGGTAACGCTGCCTGTGCCTCGACCACCATGGCCAGCGCCCGGTCATAGGCTTCGCCCTCGACATGCCACCGTCCAATGCGGATCAATTCCCAGAAGGTGTGGGTGTTTGTCGCATCCGCCATTTTGCGCAAGCCGAGGTTGATCCCTTCCGCCAAGATAACGTTCATTAGCCCGATCCGGTCAGCGCAGGGTGCTCCTGTGCGCAGATGGGTGAACGCTTCGGTGAAGCCGGTCGCCGCATCCACCTCCAGCAGGAGATCGGTGATGCGCGTGGGCGGGATCTGCTTGTAGAGATCGAGCACCAGATCTTCGGCGCCTGTCGGCGCGGCGGCTTCGAGTTTCTCGATATGCAGAACGCCGTTTTCAATCGACCCGCCCGGGATCGTGCCTGCGCGAGCGGCACGGCCAAGCTCGCGCAACCGCATGTCGAGGCGAGCTTGCCGGTCTGCCAGCCATTCCTCCGGCCGCAATGGCACAGCGAGACGACCGCCTTCCGCGATGGATTGTGCCGGAACGAGTGCGTGTTTCAGATCGCCATAGCGCCGGGACCTAGTAAGCCAGACATCTCCGGAGCGGAACGCATGGCCTTGTCGCAAATTCTTCAGGTTAACTCGATGTTGACCATGGGGAGAGAAGTTGCCGCTCCTGATATTGCGGAGCGAGCCGATGATTTTGAATACCATTGCCGAAAAGCTGAAGCGCCAGTCGAAGGATGATTTCAAGGGCAGGCATTTCGAGGCCTGGCTGATTGTACAGGCGGTTGCCTGGTACTTGCGCTACCCGCTCAGCTATCGTGACTTGGAAGAGATGTTTCGCGAGCGGGGCTTCGAGGTCGATCATAGCACGATCAACCGCTGGGTATTGGCTTATGCACCTGTCATCGAGAAACGGCTGCGGCAGTTTCGTCGACCCCATTGCGGCTCGGTCCGGATTGATGAGACCTATGTCAAGATCCGCGGCAAATGGCGCTATCTGTACCGAGCCATCGATAAGCATGGCAATCCGGTGGATTTCCTGCTGACCGCTAAGCGCGATCTCGACGCTGCCAAGCGGTTCTTCCGAAAGATGCTTAAAGATGAACCCTTGTTGTCGCCGAACAGGATTGGGACGGACGGGGCCAACACCTTCCCGTCAACGATCAAAACGTCGGTTGATGATGGGCTTCTCCATCCCGATCCCGTGCATTATGTGACCAAACATCTCCAGCAGGGGATTGAGAGCGACCATTTCCGGGTGAAGAAGAACATGCCGAAGATCGGCGGTTTCCAATCCTTTAACACGGCGCGGCGAACCATCGCGGGTTTCGAGGCGATGCTGTGGCTGCGGAAGGGCTTTGGCTTTTCAGGCGGCTGGACCGTCAATGACCAGAATGATTTGCTTGCGCGCCTCTTCGGACTGCAAAAGGTTAACAAAGCATGAAAATACCGGCCTTGGCTGGGTGATAGCTGCCTCCAAAAGTGTTTGCGACACGCCCGGAACAATTCAGCCACTGCACCCATGTTCCGAGTTGGTGTGGTTTGCGGATCGTATGCCGGCATCTCGTTGCGCAAGATCTGCACCCAATCGGCAGGCACGGGCGGCGATCTCCAATCTGCGGGATCAGTCAGATCACCCGAGTGCGTGGGCATGACAATCGTGCCCTGGGGACCAACACAATCCAGAAGGGCCTGAATCACTGCGACCGGCCCTCCCGCGACCCAGCCGAGCGAGCTTAGCGAACTGTGGACGAGAACTGTGCCACCAAGCGTAAGGCCGTTCTCTCGCATTTGCCTTGCTAGGCTCGCGCGAGTTGCTGGCTGAGGCGTTCTCGAAATCAGCTCTTGTTCGGTCGGCATCTACTCTATTCCTTTGCCCTCGGACGAGTGCTGGGGCGTCGGTTTCCACTATCGGCGAGTACTTCTACACAGCCATCGGTCCAGACGGCCGCGCTTCTGCGGGCGATTTGTGTACGCCCGACAGTCCCGGCTCCGGATCGGACGATTGCGTCGCATCGACCCTGCGCCCAAGCTGCATCATCGAAATTGCCGTCAACCAAGCTCTGATAGAGTTGGTCAAGACCAATGCGGAGCATATACGCCCGGAGCCGCGGCGATCCTGCAAGCTCCGGATGCCTCCGCTCGAAGTAGCGCGTCTGCTGCTCCATACAAGCCAACCACGGCCTCCAGAAGAAGATGTTGGCGACCTCGTATTGGGAATCCCCGAACATCGCCTCGCTCCAGTCAATGACCGCTGTTATGCGGCCATTGTCCGTCAGGACATTGTTGGAGCCGAAATCCGCGTGCACGAGGTGCCGGACTTCGGGGCAGTCCTCGGCCCAAAGCATCAGCTCATCGAGAGCCTGCGCGACGGACGCACTGACGGTGTCGTCCATCACAGTTTGCCAGTGATACACATGGGGATCAGCAATCGCGCATATGAAATCACGCCATGTAGTGTATTGACCGATTCCTTGCGGTCCGAATGGGCCGAACCCGCTCGTCTGGCTAAGATCGGCCGCAGCGATCGCATCCATGGCCTCCGCGACCGGCTGCAGAACAGCGGGCAGTTCGGTTTCAGGCAGGTCTTGCAACGTGACACCCTGTGCACGGCGGGAGATGCAATAGGTCAGGCTCTCGCTGAATTCCCCAATGTCAAGCACTTCCGGAATCGGGAGCGCGGCCGATGCAAAGTGCCGATAAACATAACGATCTTTGTAGAAACCATCGGCGCAGCTATTTACCCGCAGGACATATCCACGCCCTCCTACATCGAAGCTGAAAGCACGAGATTCTTCGCCCTCCGAGAGCTGCATCAGGTCGGAGACGCTGTCGAACTTTTCGATCAGAAACTTCTCGACAGACGTCGCGGTGAGTTCAGGCTTTTTCATATCTCATTGCCCCCGGACGAGCGTCTGCTCCGCCATTCGCCGTCCGCCGTGCCAATCGGATCAGCCGTCCAAATGCGGGATTTTCGTTAGTCGGAGGCCAAACGGCATTGAGCGTCAGCATATCATCAGCGAGCTGAAGAAAGACAATCCCCGATCCGCTCCACGTGTTGCCCCAGCAATCAGCGCGACCTTGCCCCTCCAACGTCATCTCGTTCTCCGCTCATGAGCTCAGCCAATCGACTGGCGAGCGGCATCGCATTCTTCGCATCCCGCCTCTGGCGGATGCAGGAAGATCAACGGATCTCGGCCCAGTTGACCCAGGGCTGTCGCCACAATGTCGCGGGAGCGGATCAACCGAGCAAAGGCATGACCGACTGGACCTTCCTTCTGAAGGCTCTTCTCCTTGAGCCACCTGTCCGCCAAGGCAAAGCGCTCACAGCAGTGGTCATTCTCGAGATAATCGACGCGTACCAACTTGCCATCCTGAAGAATGGTGCAGTGTCTCGGCACCCCATAGGGAACCTTTGCCATCAACTCGGCAAGATGCAGCGTC contains:
- a CDS encoding DNA methyltransferase, whose translation is MTSFTSQRLDRSEIRHNLDQFKHHWRSRLNSWKAADEGAIEKKYAQSFWADFLDCFGISAARMDLFEQDAKRGSTGNTGYIDLFWPGVVIGEAKKPGVDLQIAVDQARDYLQGGSVSDVEQPRYILASDFEHFRLLRLGDPEQRFDVLFPLAEVTDHLDQLRFLAGHDDSMTRREEEIASLKASKIMAALFTAMAGDVDEEVSDAAPTNPEDEDEDVQRTSIFLTRLLFLLFGDDAGLWESDTFYRFVLENTTSENLGSQLDALFDVLNTPEHRRRRVPESMASFPYVNGALFDRAGEMRTTTFFSPDMRNALLDACRFRWTDISPAIFGSLFQLVKSKEARRNDGEHYTSEKNILKTIEPLFLDELREQATKLIARTTGTTKKQLEDLRAFRDSLATNLYIDGACGSGNFLIVAYRELRKIETAIIVAIREREGSASMALDITWEQKLSIGQFHGIEINWWPAKIAETAMFLVDHQANRELADQVGLAPERLPIAITAHIHHGNALQMDWPTLFPKVNGQTYVFGNPPFLGQYTKTSEQTADMKRVWGEDYDGYLDYVTGWHAQAMTLLSQRQGEFAYVTTNSIAQGQPVPALFGPLIREGWRIKFAHRTFSWDSEAPGKAAVHCVIVGFTRDRGVKQRLWDYPKVNGDPVELPVDRGINSYLIDGLNLLVSKRSTVLSPQLGKVTKGSQPTDGGHLIVEPADYEEVTTDPVAAKYVRPFRGAREFLHNTDRWCLWLEDLDPADLGRSSLLKKRVEAVREMRLQSKKKATQEQASTPHLFSERRQPEVPYLCIPSVVSESRRYFIAARYEADTISSNLVFNTPDEDGLQFALISSSMFITWQRTVGGRMKSDLRFANTLTWNTFPVPALDEKEKQRIINAGAKVLAARELYPDRSLAEHYNPLAMSPDLIKAHDVLDREVDKAFGAPRKLTTERQRQELLFANYVRLTGGTV
- a CDS encoding alpha/beta hydrolase; this encodes MKTRLLPAVLATTLALTTLTPTANTAELTPDDIRGTTPVATLEANPHNTDTQPPVWRDTIQTAQIAGKNVEEIWAYSPSMARSIPLVVIHADNTTGPRPIIYLLNGGDGGENEGNWVMQTDVIDFYRDKNINVVIPMEGKYSYYVDWIEEPSELGGKQLWETFLTKELPQPIENYLNTNGQRAIAGMSMSATASLLFPSRHPGFYDAAASYSGCAQTSDPAGNMAANLTLLNGGLNIDTTLIWGSRGSERNRENDAYINAENLKGTELYISNGTGIPGDLDMPTNQRFRNMTPEQLATEMADIHLGGAAIEAATNACTHNLKTHMDTLQIPVDWNLRPVGTHSWAWWQQDLRDSWPTFERAFNQ
- a CDS encoding IS6 family transposase, whose amino-acid sequence is MILNTIAEKLKRQSKDDFKGRHFEAWLIVQAVAWYLRYPLSYRDLEEMFRERGFEVDHSTINRWVLAYAPVIEKRLRQFRRPHCGSVRIDETYVKIRGKWRYLYRAIDKHGNPVDFLLTAKRDLDAAKRFFRKMLKDEPLLSPNRIGTDGANTFPSTIKTSVDDGLLHPDPVHYVTKHLQQGIESDHFRVKKNMPKIGGFQSFNTARRTIAGFEAMLWLRKGFGFSGGWTVNDQNDLLARLFGLQKVNKA
- the aph(4)-Ia gene encoding aminoglycoside O-phosphotransferase APH(4)-Ia, producing the protein MKKPELTATSVEKFLIEKFDSVSDLMQLSEGEESRAFSFDVGGRGYVLRVNSCADGFYKDRYVYRHFASAALPIPEVLDIGEFSESLTYCISRRAQGVTLQDLPETELPAVLQPVAEAMDAIAAADLSQTSGFGPFGPQGIGQYTTWRDFICAIADPHVYHWQTVMDDTVSASVAQALDELMLWAEDCPEVRHLVHADFGSNNVLTDNGRITAVIDWSEAMFGDSQYEVANIFFWRPWLACMEQQTRYFERRHPELAGSPRLRAYMLRIGLDQLYQSLVDGNFDDAAWAQGRCDAIVRSGAGTVGRTQIARRSAAVWTDGCVEVLADSGNRRPSTRPRAKE